The following coding sequences are from one Hippopotamus amphibius kiboko isolate mHipAmp2 chromosome 9, mHipAmp2.hap2, whole genome shotgun sequence window:
- the SLC5A2 gene encoding LOW QUALITY PROTEIN: sodium/glucose cotransporter 2 (The sequence of the model RefSeq protein was modified relative to this genomic sequence to represent the inferred CDS: substituted 1 base at 1 genomic stop codon) — translation MEEHTEAGSAPGLGEQRALIDNTADILVIAAYFLLVIGVGLWSMCRTNRGTVGGYFLAGRSMVWWPVGASLFASNIGSGHFVGLAGTGAASGLAVAGFEWNALFVVLLLGWLFVPVYLTAGVITMPQYLRKRFGGHRIRLYLSVLSLFLYIFTKISVDMFSGAVFIQQALGWNIYASVIALLGITMIYTVTGGLAALMYTDTVQTFVILAGAFVLMGYAFHEVGGYSGLFDKYLGAVTSLTVSEDPAVGNISSSCYRPRPDSYHLLRDPVTGDLPWPALLLGLTIVSSWYWCSDQVIVQRCLAGKNLTHIKAGCILCGYLKLMPMFLMVMPGMISRILYPDEVACVVPEVCKRVCGTEVGCSNIAYPRLVVQLMPNGLRGLMLAVMLAALMSSLASIFNSSSTLFTMDIYTRLRPRAGDRELLLVGRWAWVPHLLPHESAPGGGGGAGSTHRDMGRRGPGXNLLAAHRRLWVVFIVAVSVAWLPVVQAAQGGQLFDYIQSVSSYLAPPVSAVFVLALFVPRVNEKGAFWGLIGGLLMGLARLVPEFSFGSGSCVRPSACPALLCRVHYLYFAIVLFVCSGLLTLVVSLCTPPIPRKHLHRLVFSLRHSKEEREDLDVEELEGPTSAPVQNGRPEHAVEMEEPPSPAPGLFRQCLLWFCGMSRGGAGSPPRPTQEEMAATARRLEDISEDPSWARVVNLNALLMMAVATFLWGFYA, via the exons ATGGAGGAACACACAGAGGCAGGCTCAGCACCAGGGCTAGGGGAACAGAGGGCCCTAATTGACAACACTGCTGACATCCTGGTCATTGCGGCTTACTTCCTGCTGGTCATTGGTGTCGGCTTGTGG TCCATGTGCAGAACCAACAGAGGCACCGTTGGCGGCTACTTCCTGGCAGGGCGAAGTATGGTGTGGTGGCCG GTCGGGGCCTCCCTCTTTGCCAGCAACATCGGCAGTGGCCACTTTGTGGGCCTGGCAGGGACTGGCGCGGCAAGCGGCCTGGCTGTGGCTGGATTTGAGTGGAAC GCGCTGTTCGTGGTGCTGCTACTCGGCTGGCTCTTTGTGCCCGTGTATCTGACCGCGGGCGTCATTACGATGCCGCAGTACCTGCGCAAGCGCTTTGGTGGCCATCGTATCCGCCTCTACTTGTCTGTACTCTCGCTTTTTCTGTACATCTTCACCAAGATTTCG GTGGACATGTTCTCCGGGGCAGTATTCATTCAACAGGCTCTGGGCTGGAACATCTATGCCTCCGTCATTGCACTCCTGGGCATCACCATGATCTACACTGTGACAG GAGGGCTGGCAGCGCTGATGTACACGGATACAGTGCAGACCTTCGTCATTCTCGCTGGGGCCTTCGTCCTCATGGGTTACG CCTTCCACGAGGTGGGCGGTTATTCGGGGCTTTTCGACAAATACTTGGGGGCGGTGACGTCCCTGACGGTGTCCGAGGATCCGGCGGTGGGCAACATCTCCAGCTCCTGCTATCGACCCCGGCCCGACTCCTACCATCTGCTCCGGGACCCTGTGACGGGGGACCTGCCGTGGCCCGCGCTGCTACTGGGGCTTACCATCGTCTCAAGCTGGTACTGGTGTAGCGACCAG GTCATAGTGCAGCGCTGCCTGGCTGGGAAAAACCTGACCCACATCAAGGCAGGCTGCATCCTCTGCGGCTACTTGAAGCTGATGCCCATGTTCCTCATGGTCATGCCCGGCATGATCAGCCGCATTCTTTACCCGG ACGAGGTGGCGTGCGTGGTGCCCGAGGTGTGTAAGCGCGTGTGCGGGACCGAGGTGGGGTGTTCCAACATCGCCTACCCGCGGCTCGTCGTGCAGCTCATGCCCAATG GTCTGCGCGGACTCATGTTGGCGGTCATGCTGGCCGCGCTCATGTCCTCGCTGGCCTCGATCTTTAACAGCAGCAGCACGCTGTTCACCATGGACATCTACACGCGCCTGCGGCCCCGCGCCGGCGACCGCGAGCTGCTGCTAGTAGGACGGTGGGCCTGGGTTCCCCATCTCCTGCCCCACGAATCAGCCccaggtggggggggaggggcagggagcacTCATAGGGACATGGGGAGACGGGGACCTGGGTGAAACCTGCTGGCCGCCCACCGCAGGCTCTGGGTGGTGTTCATCGTGGCCGTGTCGGTGGCCTGGCTCCCCGTGGTGCAGGCGGCGCAGGGCGGGCAGCTCTTTGATTACATCCAGTCGGTCTCCAGCTACCTGGCGCCGCCGGTGTCGGCCGTCTTCGTGCTGGCGCTCTTCGTGCCCCGTGTCAATGAGAAG GGCGCCTTCTGGGGGCTGATCGGGGGCCTGCTGATGGGTCTGGCGCGCCTGGTTCCCGAGTTCTCCTTTGGCTCGGGCAGCTGCGTGCGCCCCTCGGCATGCCCCGCGCTCCTCTGCCGCGTGCACTACCTCTACTTCGCCATCGTGCTCTTCGTCTGCTCCGGCCTCCTCACCCTCGTGGTCTCACTGTGCACACCACCCATCCCGCGCAAGCAC CTCCACCGCCTGGTTTTCAGTCTCCGGCACAGCAAGGAGGAGCGGGAGGACCTGGATGTGGAGGAGCTAGAAGGTCCAACCTCAGCCCCCGTACAGAACGGGCGCCCCGAGCACGCTGTGGAGATGGAGG AGCCCCCGTCGCCAGCGCCAGGCCTGTTCCGCCAGTGCCTGCTCTGGTTCTGTGGAAtgagcaggggtggggcaggcagccCCCCACGCCCTACCCAGGAAGAGATGGCTGCCACGGCCAGGCGGCTGGAGGACATCAGTGAGGACCCAAGCTGGGCCCGCGTCGTCAACCTCAACGCCCTGCTCATGATGGCCGTGGCCACGTTCCTCTGGGGCTTTTATGCCTGA